A window of the Cuculus canorus isolate bCucCan1 chromosome 3, bCucCan1.pri, whole genome shotgun sequence genome harbors these coding sequences:
- the PEX3 gene encoding peroxisomal biogenesis factor 3 isoform X2, which translates to MKRVYLLGKYGQKKIREIQEREAAEYIAQARRQYHFESNQRTCNMTVLSMLPTLRDALMHQLNSESLTSLLKNRPANKLEIWEDLKIISFTRSIVAVYSTCMLVVLLRVQLNIIGGYIYLDNAALGKNGTTPLAPPEVQQQYLSSIQHLLGDGLTELITIVKQAVHKVFGSISLKHTLSLLELEEKLKDIRKVVEHKDSDQIASCSPLCHYLMPDEENPLAAQACGLTERDIATIKLLNETRDMLESPDFSTVLSTCLNRGFSRLLDNMAEFFRPTEQDLSQNGSVNSLSSVSLPLAKIIPIINGQIHSVCSETPSHFVQDLLMMEQVKDFAANVYEAFSTPQQLEK; encoded by the exons GAGTCTATTTACTGGGAAAATACGggcagaagaaaatcagagaaatccAAGAACGAGAGGCAGCTGAATACATCGCCCAGGCACGGAGGCAGTATCATTTTGAAAGTAATCAGAGGACGTGCAATATGACAG TGTTGTCAATGCTTCCAACATTGAGAGATGCCTTAATGCATCAACTAAATTCTGAGAGCCTCACATCCCTTCTTAAAAATAG GCCAGCAAACAAGTTAGAAATATGGGAGGATCTAAAGATAATAA GTTTCACAAGAAGCATTGTAGCTGTATATAGTACCTGTATGTTAGTGGTTCTTCTGCGAGTCCAGTTAAATATTATTGGCGGTTACATATACCTGGATAATGCTGCACTCGGCAAAAATGGCACA ACACCACTAGCTCCCCCTGAAGTTCAGCAGCAATATTTATCAAGTATTCAGCACCTTTTAGGAGATG GACTGACAGAGTTAATAACTATTGTTAAACAAGCTGTACATAAAGTTTTTGGCAG catTTCCCTTAAGCACACCCTGTCTCTTCTGGAGTTGGAAGAGAAACTTAAAGATATCAGGAAAGTAGTGGAACATAAAGATTCAGATCAAATTGCATCTTGCTCTCCGTTATGTCATTATCTGATGCCAGATGAAGAAAACCCCTTAGCTGCCCAG GCCTGTGGACTCACAGAAAGAGACATTGCTACAATTAAATTACTTAATGAAACTAGAGATATGCTAGAAAG TCCAGACTTCAGTACAGTTTTGAGCACATGCTTAAATAGAGGATTCAGTCGACTGCTGGACAATATGGCAGAGTTTTTTAGACCTACTGAACAGGACCTCTCTCAGAATGGCTCTGTAAatag TCTTTCCAGTGTCAGTCTTCCTTTAGCCAAGATAATTCCAATAATAAATGGACAGATCCATTCAGTCTGCAGTGAAACACCCAGTCACTTTGTTCAG GACCTGTTGATGATGGAACAAGTGAAAGATTTTGCTGCTAATGTTTATGAAGCTTTTAGTACTCCTCAGCAACTAGAGAAATGA
- the PEX3 gene encoding peroxisomal biogenesis factor 3 isoform X1, translating into MLRSLWSFLKRHKKKCLALGTFLGGVYLLGKYGQKKIREIQEREAAEYIAQARRQYHFESNQRTCNMTVLSMLPTLRDALMHQLNSESLTSLLKNRPANKLEIWEDLKIISFTRSIVAVYSTCMLVVLLRVQLNIIGGYIYLDNAALGKNGTTPLAPPEVQQQYLSSIQHLLGDGLTELITIVKQAVHKVFGSISLKHTLSLLELEEKLKDIRKVVEHKDSDQIASCSPLCHYLMPDEENPLAAQACGLTERDIATIKLLNETRDMLESPDFSTVLSTCLNRGFSRLLDNMAEFFRPTEQDLSQNGSVNSLSSVSLPLAKIIPIINGQIHSVCSETPSHFVQDLLMMEQVKDFAANVYEAFSTPQQLEK; encoded by the exons GAGTCTATTTACTGGGAAAATACGggcagaagaaaatcagagaaatccAAGAACGAGAGGCAGCTGAATACATCGCCCAGGCACGGAGGCAGTATCATTTTGAAAGTAATCAGAGGACGTGCAATATGACAG TGTTGTCAATGCTTCCAACATTGAGAGATGCCTTAATGCATCAACTAAATTCTGAGAGCCTCACATCCCTTCTTAAAAATAG GCCAGCAAACAAGTTAGAAATATGGGAGGATCTAAAGATAATAA GTTTCACAAGAAGCATTGTAGCTGTATATAGTACCTGTATGTTAGTGGTTCTTCTGCGAGTCCAGTTAAATATTATTGGCGGTTACATATACCTGGATAATGCTGCACTCGGCAAAAATGGCACA ACACCACTAGCTCCCCCTGAAGTTCAGCAGCAATATTTATCAAGTATTCAGCACCTTTTAGGAGATG GACTGACAGAGTTAATAACTATTGTTAAACAAGCTGTACATAAAGTTTTTGGCAG catTTCCCTTAAGCACACCCTGTCTCTTCTGGAGTTGGAAGAGAAACTTAAAGATATCAGGAAAGTAGTGGAACATAAAGATTCAGATCAAATTGCATCTTGCTCTCCGTTATGTCATTATCTGATGCCAGATGAAGAAAACCCCTTAGCTGCCCAG GCCTGTGGACTCACAGAAAGAGACATTGCTACAATTAAATTACTTAATGAAACTAGAGATATGCTAGAAAG TCCAGACTTCAGTACAGTTTTGAGCACATGCTTAAATAGAGGATTCAGTCGACTGCTGGACAATATGGCAGAGTTTTTTAGACCTACTGAACAGGACCTCTCTCAGAATGGCTCTGTAAatag TCTTTCCAGTGTCAGTCTTCCTTTAGCCAAGATAATTCCAATAATAAATGGACAGATCCATTCAGTCTGCAGTGAAACACCCAGTCACTTTGTTCAG GACCTGTTGATGATGGAACAAGTGAAAGATTTTGCTGCTAATGTTTATGAAGCTTTTAGTACTCCTCAGCAACTAGAGAAATGA